Genomic window (Bombyx mori chromosome 9, ASM3026992v2):
ATTAAACTACATTAATAAGATATTCGATTAGTATTTTATTacgttaaattattaattattacgtcAAATAAGCACATTCAATAAATACTAGCCCATTCAGAAACATCACTAGGACTGAGACAAATACCACAAAACACTACAGTCTACAATTAATATTTCACAATTGTTTTTGTCGAACCACTAAACTTCACTTGCcgatttattttcaatactCACTAAAAACTTTCGACGTTTTAGATGCATTTGATGATCGATCGGAACTAAAAGTTTTAAAAGTCAAAGAGACTTCGTTCATTCAAGCCATAATGctttacaaaaaacaaatagttcaaataaaaacagtgAGAAAACCTTTTAAAAGTCACAAGAGATTTTGTTTAACACGTAAACTGTCGTGTAGGTCACAGGTGCCCTACggggcgcactgaagtaattatttcgGTTTCTCTCTTCAAGACTCTTTTTACTAAGACGCCGAAATATCTATAGTAGACTCTGGGTGCGACGAAACCGACCGATGCTGAGAaacaatctatttctaagagacttaCAAGaccaaaacatacattaacaaacaaaagtagGCAAATTTGGTCAATCCCGGTTCCTTAGTcacaaaaaaaaggattgtgtgattttatgaaaccacggtaaaaatgtaacttttttttcacattatagacatttaactctgacaaacaacatttacattaaacactgacaaaaacaaacaaaattgcgTAGAGCACttgcacaaatgagtaatagtctatacactacacggtcagctgcgtCGAACtgtaggcgccgccatattggccttggctgctctgacgagcgcctttcactttatccctactccgcggccgaccgtcacgcgacatgcaacacgcaggcgaaaaagtttgagacgatgtaaagtttcactttaaaatcGACGtagttacttcagtgcgccacgtagggcaccggggACCACCTACACGGTAGTCAACGTGATAATTTAACCCacatttctttataaaaaagaaTAGTTCAAATAAACACAGTGAGAGAAAACTTAAAGTTCAGTTTTCTGTGTCTGAAGCCGGCGCGTCCGGCCACAGCGATCAGACGGCCGCCAACAGGGAGTGCAGGCGGCGCGGGTCGAGAAGCGCGTGCGCATGCGCCGGCCACCGGTGCGCCGCCAGCGCCAGCACGGCGCAGCCCGCGCACAGCGCTGCCGCCAGTGGCAGGagcgcggcgcggcggcgcgggaatGCGGACATGGCGTGGTGCGGCGCAAGCAGCTCGCGGTCCGCGCACGCCGCGCACCCCgcgcccgcccccgcgcccgcccgCTCCGCGCCCGCCCACGCCGCCGCCACCAGCCGCAGCGCGCCCTCCGCGTTCCGCCAGTGTCGCAAGTGGAAAAACGCGTACGCGACCGCTTCGCTGTCGCCGCGACGCAACACGTGCTCAGGTGGTAAAGTTAAAGCGCGCAATTCTAATAGGTACTCGGGCACGTGAGGATTGAACTCGATAGCGCGACGTATTgcctgaaaataaaacaaaatgaaacacTGCCATTGATTATACAGATTAACACCAATGTTAATAAATCTAATCGcaatcaaaatatatatttttccaatattttttattgttttatcacACAGGATTATGCTTGGATAACTTTTTGTAAGAAAACTGGATAAATAGCTTTATTATTCCTACCCACAGAGTGAAGATGatgataatattgtaataaGACCAACTTAGAAATAGAATATCATCCAGTTAGATAAAATTACCATGTgtacaattatttaataacaCATTCTCCACATTACATACCAAGTTACCATTGAAATTGTATGCTGCTTAttataaatgtataattattaCATAGCTTTTTGTCAAGGAAAGAATCGCAAAAatactgtttgttttttttattgcttagatgggtggacgagctcacagcccacctggttttaagtggttactggaacccatagacatctacgacgtaaatgcaccacccaccttgagatatatgttctaaggtctcaagtatagttacaacggctgccccacccttcaagccgaaacgcattaccgtttcacggcagaaatacgtagggtggtagtacccatccgcgcgcactcacatgacgtcctaccaccagtaaaacttaattaataattattatatggcTTTTCGTCAGACAGACAGTTACAGACCTCCAGAGCAATGACCTCTGCTCCGGGACGTGCACCAACGCCGACGGCAGCACGTGCTCTCAACAACGCGGCCGTGTACAATAACGCTGCTGAAGGCGGAGCACCTGCGTCTTCAAATCTCGCAACAACAGCAGCCGCGTCCGCATACAGCCTCTGCTCCAACAGCACCTCTATCAAGTTTTCATGGAGTGACATTGCGTGGAGGGCGGGAGGAGCATCTCGCGTTAGTTCGCGGAACATTCTAGCGGCGTCGCGGAGTTTGCCGAGACGACGAGCGCACATAGCAACTCGACGCTTGACGTGGGCTAGCACGGCCGCGTCGCGTCGGGCTGCGCTAGCATATGCAGATCCAGCGGCTGCGTGCGCTCTCCAAGACGCCTCAGCTGCTCGCCAAGCTCTCTTCAGTACACGTTCAGCCTGCAAATCGAAGAATAATTTCAGATAACCATTGGAGACAAAGTTTCAAATCGCCGTCTTTCTACATAATACAGGTAAATGATTGTGGTTAAATTCTAAGACAAAAATTTTGAATGTAAGCATATTATACCTTGAAACtattataacatattatataattacatataaaaaagATTATTCTATTCACGAATATcaacaaaatattattgttaattcaACATCAAACACAAAgtttaaatctatctatttgGACCCAAAGTACTATAATATGTCTGTCTTTTGATGATAGCTCAACATTCCTCTATCATCATTAGCATAAAGATTAATGATCCCTTTATCATCTCATACCTCTTGTACTGTCGGTGAATCTTCCTCTGCCAGTAACAACAATGCAGCAGCACAGTCTGGATCTCTAGCTAGTGCAGTGCGAGCAGCTGCCACACGGGCTGTAGGTTCACGTTCACGCCATGCACGATTCATTGCTTCTTCCACAGGACTTTGCTGTAAATCAAAATTgtgaatttttaatttcattaacctCTCTCTTAATGCAGAGCATCAGAATACAGACTATTGCAAAGTTGATTATAGGTATTATTAGGTATAGACCTGTACAGATTTAGAATTTAGAATGTGAATTTATTtgcttttgaatatttttttaattaaaatttttttattaagcttttctttcaaaaatcctttagcaCTTTCTGCAATACGTGTGACAATTATAGGggttaatattacaaacaattttatttcaaatagatagtagtaattttgaataaactagTTATAGATAAACCACTCAAgcattcaacaaaaatgtttacaggCATCGGCCACTAAATGGCtttgcttcgattagtttctcattgcttttgtagatggcagtaacatattacctatcctatactttatttttaatgaaggattttgaaGCTTTCAGAAAccactaattgataaaatttaatcaatgtttctataacaaataaagacttgtatgatttattatttttttattttctgtgtttagttacacaataattaaatgtcttacctttaacaacatataagtttaggggcaacCGCTGCAAGATATCGCTATTTTCcatcgaaaaaaatattagtcttAAAGTATCGCTGTTACAGGGCCCTAATTTTCAATCTAGTGCATTAGACAGATGTATCACAATATATATGGT
Coding sequences:
- the LOC101746551 gene encoding protein ST7 homolog; amino-acid sequence: MWDTNAYLSALTPKFYVALTGTSSLISGLILIFEWWYFRTYGTSFIEQVSLSHLGPWLGGGNETDNSNTNTNNTASNECKVWRNPMALLRGAEYGRLWSAARRAPLTYYDMNLSAQDHQAWFSCGGDQSPVEEAMNRAWREREPTARVAAARTALARDPDCAAALLLLAEEDSPTVQEAERVLKRAWRAAEASWRAHAAAGSAYASAARRDAAVLAHVKRRVAMCARRLGKLRDAARMFRELTRDAPPALHAMSLHENLIEVLLEQRLYADAAAVVARFEDAGAPPSAALLYTAALLRARAAVGVGARPGAEVIALEAIRRAIEFNPHVPEYLLELRALTLPPEHVLRRGDSEAVAYAFFHLRHWRNAEGALRLVAAAWAGAERAGAGAGAGCAACADRELLAPHHAMSAFPRRRAALLPLAAALCAGCAVLALAAHRWPAHAHALLDPRRLHSLLAAV